From the genome of Pectobacterium atrosepticum:
ATGATCTGACGCATTAGGGCAGAATCATCAACGCATAATACTCTTATCTTGCTCATTATCTTTCCTTAGCCAGTCCATATACAGTTTGCCCGCGCAAATAGAATTCACGACTGATCTGGCTGAAATTCTCTGAATGCCCAGCAAATAACAGTCCACCCGGTTTAAGCATCGGGACGAATCGACGGAGAATACGCTCTTGAGTTTCTTTATCGAAATAAATCATTACATTGCGACAAAAAATAGCATCGAATGGTGCGGGGACGGACCAATCAGGTGCGAGCAGATTTAGTTGTTGGAAATGCACCATGGACGCAAGCTCAGGGCGAACGCGAACCAAACCGCTATGTGGCCCAGTACCGCGTAAAAAAAACCGCTGTAGTTGCTGTGGAGAAAGAGAGCGCAATTCTTCTTGGCGATAGATGCCAGCCGTTGCCTTTTCTAACACTTGGGTATCAATGTCACTGGCCCATACCTGACATCCACTCGCTTTGTTACCTAAGACCTCAGCAAGTGTCATCGCCAATGAATAAGGTTCTTCCCCTGTAGACGCCGCCGTACTCCAGATGGTGTAGCCATTTGGACGTTTTTTTGCATGTTCTGCCAATATGGGAAAATGGTGGGCTTCGCGGAAAAACGCTGTCAGGTTAGTCGTTAATGCATTAACAAAGGCTTGCCATTCCGCACTGTTAGGATCTGACTCCAGTAGTGCTAAATACTGGCCAAAGTCATTGATACCCAATAAACGGAGACGTCTGACCAAACGGTTATAAACCATTTCGCGTTTGTGATCGGCGAGGACAATGCCGGCACGCTGATATATTAATTGGCTGATTCGACGGAAATGTGTGTCCGACAACGGCAACCGGTCAACCATCTGCGTCAGAATAGAAGCAGATTCAGGGCGATTTTGCGATGGTGTACTTTTCATATCAAACCGCTCTAATCTTGTTTTTTGCTATGGTGTTTTTCAATCTGAACTTTCCTTTACAGCTAACGCAGGTTTTTATTGTCATTCGTCAATTATTTATCGCATTGCGATTAAAACTGACACTGTATTGGTAATACACCCCGCAAGTTCTGAAAACCGAACCGCATAGCGGTGCCTGTTCTACCAAAGCCACATGCTGTTGGGTGGCGTTGTCCCTCTCATCACAGCTGTGCTACCTGCTTGCTTTGCTCTTTGGCCTTAATATTTTTAGCCTTAATACCAAAGCCACCTCACCCCATCACATCCATAACACAAGTTACAGATTGAACAATACCATGAATTACCATACCGCAAAGTACCGAGCACCACCTTACGATAATCCAAGTGCACACCGATAAATTACTCGCATATTCATTTTTTAAATTATGGCGAGTAAACAATCACCCAGCCACTTACATGTAAGCGGCTGGGGATGTACTTAGTAACGGCTTTACTGCATTTTGGGCTTATTTATAGAGCCTATGCCACGGTTTTTATCAGAAGGTTTCCCAATTGTCAGTTGATGAACCTTCTTTCGCTTTCTTACCGCCATTCACCGATGGGGCCAACAACACAGGTTTCTGACCCGCGGTTGCCTGTGTCGTTCTTCTGAACGACCCCGTATCTTCCGACAAACGGAATACAGCGACGGCCTGATTCAGCACTTTCACTTGTTCTTCCAATGCAACGGCGGCAGCCGCAGATTCTTCAACCAAGGAGGCATTTTGTTGCGTAACCCGATCCATCTCAGTTACAGCCTGACCGACCTGATCAATACCTTTACTTTGCTCATCAGAAGCAGAGGCAATTTCGCCCATAATATCCGTTACACGAGTGACGGCACTGACGATCTCTCCCATCGTCTCACCAGCACTTTCAACCAAGACAGAACCTTCATCGACCCGGCTGACAGAATCTTCAATCAGACTTTTAATTTCTTTTGCAGCCTGAGCACTACGCTGCGCCAAATTACGAACTTCCCCTGCAACAACCGCGAATCCACGGCCCTGCTCTCCTGCCCTGGCAGCTTCAACCGCCGCATTCAGCGCAAGAATGTTGGTTTGGAAAGCAATACCATCAATTACACTAGTAATATCGGCAATTTTTTGGGAACTTCCAGCAATATTGTGCATGGTTCTGACGACATTATCGACGACCTTGCCACCCTTCTGCGCCGTCTCTGACGCACTCAGTGCCAACTGGCTGGCCTGACGAGCATTTTCCGCATTCTGTTTAACTGTTGCCGTCAGCTGTTCCATGCTTGCCGCCGTTTCTTCTAGCGAGGCAGCCTGTTGTTCAGTACGTGAGGAAAGATCGTTATTCCCTGCACTAATTTCTGTAGCGCCGGTATAAATAGCATCAGCACCTTGTCGAACCGCGCTCACCGTCGAAACAAACTCACTTTGCATATGGCGAATGCTGTCAGCCAGAATTCCCATTTCATTACTACTGTGAAAATCAGTCGTTTTTGTCAGATCGCCTTTCGCAATATGGCGAATATGTTCAACAATACTATTTAGCGGTCTAATTAATAATTGTTGAATACCAAACCAGGAAAACAAGGCTAGGGCAAAAACCAAAGTAATGATAGAACCTAGAATCCAAAGCGCCGAGTCATACGCTGCATCATTTTTAGCTATACCAGCCTGATAAAGTTTATCGTTTTCTGCTTTATAGACGTAATACGCTTTTTCAAAGTTATCCTGAAAGCGCTGGGTCGGTTGCTCAATAAACTTCTTAAACTCCCCTGCGTTCAAAAACTGAATGAGTTCGGTCAGTGCCGCATTCAGAGCGACATAGTTTTCTTTTACGCCACGAGAAATACTGTCATCCTGCCGTGCATCCTGAGGCATTTTCTCATAGCGGATGAAATAATCATTTGCCACTGCAAGCTGCTTTTCAGCAGAGGTGAGAAGCTCTTTACCACCAACTCCCGCCCCCGTCCCGCTTACATCAAGGGCAAAACGCGTACCCGCGCGGTTGAGTGTATTACGGGTCTGTAATAAATATGACCATGCAGAGTCCAACTCGGAACGCTTCTGGTTAATAACCTGCGTTGAGCTGAAGATATCCTTATCATTTTTTAATGCACTAAAGAATAAACCACCAGAAATAAGCTGGAGTGCCCCAAACAACACCAGTACAAGCATCAAACCGGTAACAACTTTTATACGGTTAAACATATAACGCCTTTTGAGTAGAACAACCACCGATAATATCGGCATTATTCTGGATATCTTTACGAATTTTCGAACTGACAAGGATATGACTAAGGAAGGTTTTTGGGGCCACTTTCGTAGCCCCTGACGGTCGATGAATTAGACCTTCAATACGCTATCGACCAGCGCCATTTCTTCGCTGCTCAACAGTTTCTCGATATCAACCAGAATCAGCATTCTCTCGCCCAGAGAGCCCAAACCAGTCAGGTACTCTGTTGACAGCGTTACAGCAAACTCAGGTGCTGGTCGAATTTGGTCCGCAGTCAGTGACAACACATCAGACACGCCATCTACAACGATGCCGACTACGCGCTGGCCAAGGTTCAGAACAATAACAACCGTGTTGTCGTCGTATTCAACATCCAGCTTGGCGAATTTAACGCGTAAATCAACAATCGGTACAATGACACCGCGTAGGTTGGTGACACCTTTAATGAAGGAAGGTGTATTGGCAATACGTGTTACCTGGTCATAACCACGAATCTCTTGTACTTTTAAAATATCAACGCCGTACTCTTCGTCACCCAGCGTAAAAATCAGGAATTCCTGTCCTACTGTTTCGCCAGTTAATTTCGTGACGCTTGCAAGTCCAGTCATGTTTTCCACCCTTTATTAACGATCTGTTTTATTAAGCAGCAGTTTCAACCACACGCTTTTCACGATTAAGCGCTTGTAACGCTGAAACATCCACAATCAGCGCAACGCTGCCATCACCAAGAATGGTAGCGGCTGAAACGCCTGGTACCTTGCGATAATTACTTTCCAGGTTTTTGACGACGACCTGATGCTGCCCAATCAACTGATCGACCAACAAGGCATAACGTCTACCTGCACTTTGCAGAATAACGACAATACCCTGGGTAGCATCCGTTTTAGCGCCATCCACATCAAAGATATGGAACAATTCAACGAGAGGTAAATATTCACCACGAACCTGCAATACGCGCTCTCCGCCAGCTAACGGATACAGGTCTTCCGACTGCGGCTGCAAAGATTCCATCACGGCGTTAAGCGGTAGAATAAAGACTTCTTTGTTAACTTTAACGGACATGCCATCAAGAATGGCTAACGTTAATGGCAACAGAATTCTGATAGTCGTGCCTTTTCCAGCCTGGAAGTGAATTTCGACATGACCACCCATTTCCTGAATATTCCGCTTCACTACGTCCATGCCTACGCCACGGCCAGAAACATCCGTGACTTTCTCAGCTGTGGAGAAGCCTGGAGCAAAGATCAACATGCCCACGTCTTCATCAGACATCGAATCGCTCACTGCCAACCCTTGAGACAACGCTTTAGCCAGAATTCTCTCGCGGTTGAGCCCGGCCCCATCGTCGATAACTTCAATGCAGATGTTACCACCTTGATGTTCCGCAGAAAGCGTCAGGTTACCTACAGCAGCCTTACCGGCCGCAACGCGCTTATCTGGAGATTCGATACCGTGATCGAGGCTGTTACGCACTAAGTGTGTCAGAGGATCAATAATACGTTCGATCAAACTCTTATCTAATTCAGTCGAACTCCCCATCAGCGTTAGCTCGACCTGCTTATCCAATTTGGCAGCCAAGTCACGAACCAAACGAGGGAAGCGGCTGAATACATATTCCATCGGCATCATACGGATGGACATAACGGACTCTTGCAGATCGCGAGCGTTACGTTCCAACTGGCCCATACTGTTGAGTAGGTCACCATGCGCCACAGGATCGAGTTCACTTGAGCGCTGTGCCAACATTGATTGCGTAATGACTAACTCACCAACGAGGTTGATAAGCTGATCGACCTTCTCTACCGCTACGCGAATGCTGGTATCACCGGTTTTTGCTTTATTTTTTCCATTTTCCGGTGCAGATTGCGGTTTTGCAGCAACTGGCGCGGGCGGTGCCACTGGCACTACAGGCGTTTCAACCGCGGCCAATGCCTCCACGACTTCAGCGACAACAGGTTGACTGGCTACGGCAGGCTTAAAGCTTATTTGTTCAGGTTCGAGAACAAAACACAGCACAGCACTAATATCGTCTTCGCTTTCAGACGTGACCAATGTCACTTCTACGCTAGTGTCAGTCTGGTGAGGATCTTTAACGGTTCCCAGATTGCCGAGTTCTTCCAGCATCTGAGGTATTTCCTGAGATTTCAGACCGGTTAATGCGATACGCATTTCACCTTTACCTGCACCGTTAGATGCCTGACTAGCAGAATGCTGTGTGGTGTCATGCTGGGTTGCGTCATCATCAGCTTTAGATTCCAGAGCAAGCTGGCGCAGAGCCTGACAGATGTACTCAAAGCTTTCAGCATTGGGTTCCTGTGCGGTTTTATAAGCGTCCAACTGATCCTGCATAATGTCTTTTGTTTCCAGAAACAGATTGATGATATCAGTGCTAAGACGCATTTCGCCACGTCTTGCCCCATCGAGTAAATTTTCTAAAAGGTGCGTAGTTTCCTGCAATGCTTTAAAGCCGAATGTGCCAGCGCCTCCTTTTATGGAGTGAGCCGCACGGAAAATCGCATTCAATTGCTCGGTATCGGGCTCCGATGGATCCAACAATAATAAGTGTTGTTCCATATCTGCCAGTAATTCATCTGCTTCATCAAAGAATGTTTGATAGAAAGCACTCATGTCCATGCTCACGTGGTCACCTCTGCTGTGAATCGCGGCTTATTGAGAAGGCGTCGCCTGGCTATCGGGCGCAGCAGGCAACGCAGTCGTTGGCTGTTGGCGCTCTGGAGCAGGAACTCCATTAGTTGGTTGTGGCGATGATCCACCACTTCCACTCGTATTGTTGTTATCACTATTTTCGGCAGCCGGAGTGGTAGGTTTAGGCTTATCCAACCCTATATTTTGTAAATTTTCCGCCTTGTCTATATTTACAGCAGAGCTTTCTGCATTTTCTTCTTCAATGTCTTTTTGCGCTTGTCTGCTCAATACCAACAAACTGATGCGTCGGTTAATCGCATCATTTCCACTTGCCGCCTGTTTGAGGCTCATTGTCGCAGCCATACCAACAACGCGCAAAACTTTTCCATCAGACAAACCACCCCAAATAAGCTCTCGGCGTGATGCATTGGCACGATCTGCGGACAATTCCCAGTTACTATAACCACGTTCCCCTGTCGTATACTGAACATCATCAGTATGACCTGATATACTCAGCTTATTAGGGAAATCATTCATAATAGGGGCTATCGCACGCAGGATATCTCGCATATAAGGCTCAACCTGTGCGCTCCCAGTTTTAAACATTGGACGGTTTTGACTATCAATGATTTGGATGCGTAATCCTTCCTCAATCATTTCAATTAACAGATGTGGGCGGAGTGCACGTAATCGAGGATCAGCCTCAATTAACTGATCCAAGCGTTCACGCAGTCTATTGAGTCGAACCTCATCCAACTTCTTTTCCACGTTATCCGTTTTGATGGCCTTTCTCACTTCACCATCTTGCTGAGTGGGATCATTCCCCCCACCGGGTATTGGGCTAGAACTGTCGCTTGATTTAGAGCCTGAAGTTAACGCAACCTTTAGCGGAGTACGAAAATACTCTGCGATTTGCGCCAGTTGCATTGGCGTAGAAATTGCGATAAGCCACATTACCAGAAACAATGCCATCATTGCTGTCATAAAGTCAGCGTAGGCAATCTTCCAGGAGCCACCATGGTGGCCCCCATGTCCAGACTTACGCTTTTTGCGAATAATGGGATGCTGATGTTTCATGCGTTACTGTCCGACGCTTGCTGAGTCGGTGATTTCACTCGACGAATGTGCTCTTCTAATTCGGTAAAGGAAGGACGCTCCGTTGAGTAGAGCGTTTTACGTCCAAATTCAACGGCAATTTGCGGAGCATAGCCATTAAGGCTCGACAGTAAAGTGACTTTAATGCACTGCAATACTTTGATTTTTTCTGCATTTTTCTGACGCAACAGCGCTGCCAGTGGAGAGACAAAACCGTAAGCCAGTAGAATACCAAGGAAGGTTCCCACCATAGCGTGGGCGATCATCATCCCCAACTCAGCGGCAGGCCGGTCAACATAGGCCAATGAGTGAACAACGCCCATAACTGCGGCGACGATACCAAACGCAGGGAGACCGTCCCCCATCATCGTCAAACTGGACGCAGGCACTTCACTCTCGTGTTCAACCGTTTCGATCTCTTCATCCATCAGCGTTTCAATCTCAAATGCATTCATGTTACCGCTGACCATCAAACGCAAATAATCGGTGATAAACTCAACAATATTGTTGTCGGAAAGGATATTCGGATAGCTTGAGAAAATTTCACTTTCACGAGGATTATCAATATCAAACTCCAAGGAAAGCATGCCTTGCTGGCGGGATTTGGCCATCACACGAAAGAGCAAGGCCATGAGGTCCATATACAACGCTTTATTGTACTTGGAGCTTTTGATCAAAAGAGGTAACGCACGTATTGTTGCTTTTATCGCCTTTCCGTTGTTCCCAACGATGAAAGCGCCTATCGCTGCACCGCCGATAATAAGCAGCTCCGAAGGTTGATAAAGCGCCCCCAAGGCCCCACCGACCATGAGATAACCGCCGAGTATCGAGGCCACAATTACGATATAACCCAATATAACCAGCACAAGAAATCCTTATAATAAAAAAGGTGGGCGGGAAGCGAGATAAAACTGCGGAGCCGTAGCCAGGACGTTCTTGAGGAAGAAATCTATCACCGCCGTCACAACCAACAGTGATAGATTCACAAATCGCTACAGGCTCAGACTGCGTGTTTTACCTGTTCATCCAGCAGTTGAGGTATTATATCGGCAAGATTTTGCGAAAGTTTACGCCTTTTTACCGCTCGGGAAGGGGGTTGGCATAAACTACAAACAAAACTGTTTTTAGGTTGATGAGCGTGGGTAATGAACATCCCTTTACAGCAATTACATGACGATAGTTGCAGCATACCGCTGTCAACAAACCGGACTAGTGTCCAAGCCCGTGTCAATGCTAACAGTGGAGAATCGCTCTGCGGCGGACACTGTTCCAAGTAAAGTCGATAAGATTTAATAACTGCTTCAACGCCGCTGCACTGCCCATTTTTGATCAAAAAGCTGTAGGCGTTGTAGAACATTGATGAATGAATATTCTGTTCCCAGGTCATAAACCAATCCGTTGAAAAAGGTAACATTCCTTTTGGCGGCGGACTTCCTCTAAGTTCTTTGTACAGTTTAATCAAACGTCCGCGACTTAACTGAGTTTCACTTTCCAGCATCTGTAAACGAGCACCGAGCGAAATGAGCTCCATCGCCAATTGGATGTCTTTCGCTTCCTGAACAATACTTTTCTCCGCCATTACTTATGCCCTTTTCTTAGGCAGGTTTTCTTCTTTCGAAGCTAACTGTTGTAATAAGCTGCTCGACAACAAAATCCCCGTATGAATTTGCTGTAAATCATCCACACGTGATTCCTGGGTCAACACTTTGATTGTATTGTGATCGTTAAAGCGGAAATGGCATATCAGTTGGTTAGTTTCTGCCAATTTAACCATCTGCGGTAAAGTCAGTTGCATCAAGATATTTGCCATCTCGTCATTGATTCCCAGACGAAACATCGCAGAAGCTTTTTCATCATTTATTAAGCGTTGCGCCAGTAACAAATAAGACAGATTAATGTCATAAATGTGTTTGAGTAATTCAGAGGTACCCATATTTCCCATCCCGACAGGCTATGTTTAAAACATAAGTTAGGTGATAGACCATATCGCCCAGTTCGAAAATCACTCTCCATTGATGGCATAAAAAACTATCGGTGCCAGATACTGCGAGCTACTACTTTATCATTTATTATTCGGGCAATCGTTACTTGCCAACTTTACGCATCACGCTGAGAATCCGTCCATCCGTTGCTTTCTAGTCCTACCCTGAAGACCCTCTCCAGCTAAAGCATAGGATTAATCCTAAAACAGCGCAACTGTACCGCCTAATCCATAGCACATACAACGCGACTGAAGAATGATTTTGGTCATTATGTGACACGGATCACATAAATGAAAGCGTTATGAACCTAGCCCTGTCTGGTCAGATCACTTTTATGCTTATTTTTACGTCAGAAATGCGTACAAAGCGTTACAAAAAAGAGCATTCAAAATAATCAAAAAGAAACAATTTGGTTGCTATATAAATGATAGATATACAAAAAATCTGCAACACCCCAAACACATACCGTTATGTAAGTTTATACCTTTCACAAAAAACTTACACTTTTTACCCAAAAAACTCTTAATTGCATATTCTGAAGCAAAATTTATCTATCTCTTGCCAACCCGCAGTTGCAACAATAACAAAGTATATAGGCATAGCAGCGAAAGAGCAGAAAAACAATTAACTTATTGATATTAAAATAGATAACCTGCCCATGATAATGAATTGTAGTCGCTAGCAGTACGAAGCCATACGAAACAAACGTATGGCTTCAACGACCTCAGTGTCACGCTACAGGATGCGTCTGCAGCACTGGAGGGTGGATTGTCTATAGAGTCATTTTCCCGATCGTGTCTTCACGACCCGGTTAACCAGCCAAATGCCTGAGCATACCAGAATGAGTGCAAAGAAATATTTCCACTCCAAGATACTCTCATTAAGAAACAGCGCTGACAGCAGTGTGCCAGACACCGGGATGAGAAAATTGAATGGAGCAACCATACCGACTCGATTATATTTCAGCAATTGACTCCATAATGAAAAAGCGGCTGAAGACAGCAAAATAAGATAGCCTAGCATCAATACAGCCCTCCAATCAGGTATGATGAGTGACCCACCTGTACAATACCCCGATATTGTTAAAATGATCCCACCAATAGCGAGTTGATAACCGGTCATGACGGTTGGGTCCATCGTTTGTGATATCCGCTTACCATATATAGTCGATGCAGACAAAATAAATGAGGCAATAACGACGAACCCATCACCTAATAGTGTAAAACCAATATTCATTCCATTACTGTTTATATTAACTGCCATCACACCAGCGAAACCTAATATACAACCAATTATCTTATTGATATTTAATTTATCATTTTGGTATAAATAATGAGCAAGAAGGACGCTGAAAAACGTACTGGTTGCATTCATGATCGAACCTTTAACACCGGTGGTATAAGCCAAACCGATATAGAAAAAAACATACTGCAATGATGTCTGAAATGTTCCCAATATTGTCAGTTGGGCTAACTGCCCACGCTGGAAACGCCCGATAGACCGCCCGCTTAACACGGCTAGCGCCAGCAGCAGCAGTCCGGCAAACGCGAATCGATAACCCGCGAAGACGAGTTTTCCAGGAATATCATCATCCGCAATGTGAAACAGCTCATAGCCATTTTTAATGGCCGGATAAGCACTCCCCCACAGTAGACAGCATAATGTGGCGATAAAAAAAACAACTTTTTTATCAGAAAAAAAATGCGTGCACTTTTCCAAGAAAAATCCCTCCGAAGATAGAGCCGACATAATAGCGTTGAATCCCCGACAAATAAAGTTCGAGTGCCAGACCCTTTATTTTTTATTATCAATCTGTATGATTTCGCATCACGTAATTTTATTTTCTTTTTAAAGAGTTAAAAACGTGATCGGGATCGCATCGAATTTGGTTAAGGTTTCTCAATATATGCCGATTATCTTTTACATTGGTTGTTTAGCTAATAGATTGTCATTAATGTAGACACTAAAACCTAAACGCCAATGCCGCCGCTAGTGGCATGGTAAATCATAATTTCCTGAGAATGAGCGAATGGATATGAAAATAACTTCAAGGTCTGAGCAGCACGCCGAGGTTGGCATGCTGAGCAATTTACGGCTAGTTCCCTTATTCATCATTATTCTGGGTGGTATCATGCTGTTATTTGCAGCATCTATAGGCACATCCAGCTACTTTTTACAGAGCAGTAATCAGTCATTAGATGACGTCACACAAGAAATCGATACCCGGATGGGGATTTCAAACAGTTCCAACCACCTTCGCACCGCACGTTTATTGTTAATACAGGCAGCAGCAGCTGCACGTATTGGCGACTCTCAGGTCTTCAATGACAACCTGAAGCAAGCTGAGCAACGTCTGGATCAATCAAAAAAAGCTTTCCTTGTCTATGA
Proteins encoded in this window:
- the cheR gene encoding protein-glutamate O-methyltransferase CheR yields the protein MKSTPSQNRPESASILTQMVDRLPLSDTHFRRISQLIYQRAGIVLADHKREMVYNRLVRRLRLLGINDFGQYLALLESDPNSAEWQAFVNALTTNLTAFFREAHHFPILAEHAKKRPNGYTIWSTAASTGEEPYSLAMTLAEVLGNKASGCQVWASDIDTQVLEKATAGIYRQEELRSLSPQQLQRFFLRGTGPHSGLVRVRPELASMVHFQQLNLLAPDWSVPAPFDAIFCRNVMIYFDKETQERILRRFVPMLKPGGLLFAGHSENFSQISREFYLRGQTVYGLAKER
- a CDS encoding HAMP domain-containing protein; this translates as MFNRIKVVTGLMLVLVLFGALQLISGGLFFSALKNDKDIFSSTQVINQKRSELDSAWSYLLQTRNTLNRAGTRFALDVSGTGAGVGGKELLTSAEKQLAVANDYFIRYEKMPQDARQDDSISRGVKENYVALNAALTELIQFLNAGEFKKFIEQPTQRFQDNFEKAYYVYKAENDKLYQAGIAKNDAAYDSALWILGSIITLVFALALFSWFGIQQLLIRPLNSIVEHIRHIAKGDLTKTTDFHSSNEMGILADSIRHMQSEFVSTVSAVRQGADAIYTGATEISAGNNDLSSRTEQQAASLEETAASMEQLTATVKQNAENARQASQLALSASETAQKGGKVVDNVVRTMHNIAGSSQKIADITSVIDGIAFQTNILALNAAVEAARAGEQGRGFAVVAGEVRNLAQRSAQAAKEIKSLIEDSVSRVDEGSVLVESAGETMGEIVSAVTRVTDIMGEIASASDEQSKGIDQVGQAVTEMDRVTQQNASLVEESAAAAVALEEQVKVLNQAVAVFRLSEDTGSFRRTTQATAGQKPVLLAPSVNGGKKAKEGSSTDNWETF
- the cheW gene encoding chemotaxis protein CheW → MTGLASVTKLTGETVGQEFLIFTLGDEEYGVDILKVQEIRGYDQVTRIANTPSFIKGVTNLRGVIVPIVDLRVKFAKLDVEYDDNTVVIVLNLGQRVVGIVVDGVSDVLSLTADQIRPAPEFAVTLSTEYLTGLGSLGERMLILVDIEKLLSSEEMALVDSVLKV
- the cheA gene encoding chemotaxis protein CheA yields the protein MDMSAFYQTFFDEADELLADMEQHLLLLDPSEPDTEQLNAIFRAAHSIKGGAGTFGFKALQETTHLLENLLDGARRGEMRLSTDIINLFLETKDIMQDQLDAYKTAQEPNAESFEYICQALRQLALESKADDDATQHDTTQHSASQASNGAGKGEMRIALTGLKSQEIPQMLEELGNLGTVKDPHQTDTSVEVTLVTSESEDDISAVLCFVLEPEQISFKPAVASQPVVAEVVEALAAVETPVVPVAPPAPVAAKPQSAPENGKNKAKTGDTSIRVAVEKVDQLINLVGELVITQSMLAQRSSELDPVAHGDLLNSMGQLERNARDLQESVMSIRMMPMEYVFSRFPRLVRDLAAKLDKQVELTLMGSSTELDKSLIERIIDPLTHLVRNSLDHGIESPDKRVAAGKAAVGNLTLSAEHQGGNICIEVIDDGAGLNRERILAKALSQGLAVSDSMSDEDVGMLIFAPGFSTAEKVTDVSGRGVGMDVVKRNIQEMGGHVEIHFQAGKGTTIRILLPLTLAILDGMSVKVNKEVFILPLNAVMESLQPQSEDLYPLAGGERVLQVRGEYLPLVELFHIFDVDGAKTDATQGIVVILQSAGRRYALLVDQLIGQHQVVVKNLESNYRKVPGVSAATILGDGSVALIVDVSALQALNREKRVVETAA
- the motB gene encoding motility protein MotB is translated as MKHQHPIIRKKRKSGHGGHHGGSWKIAYADFMTAMMALFLVMWLIAISTPMQLAQIAEYFRTPLKVALTSGSKSSDSSSPIPGGGNDPTQQDGEVRKAIKTDNVEKKLDEVRLNRLRERLDQLIEADPRLRALRPHLLIEMIEEGLRIQIIDSQNRPMFKTGSAQVEPYMRDILRAIAPIMNDFPNKLSISGHTDDVQYTTGERGYSNWELSADRANASRRELIWGGLSDGKVLRVVGMAATMSLKQAASGNDAINRRISLLVLSRQAQKDIEEENAESSAVNIDKAENLQNIGLDKPKPTTPAAENSDNNNTSGSGGSSPQPTNGVPAPERQQPTTALPAAPDSQATPSQ
- the motA gene encoding flagellar motor stator protein MotA, producing the protein MLVILGYIVIVASILGGYLMVGGALGALYQPSELLIIGGAAIGAFIVGNNGKAIKATIRALPLLIKSSKYNKALYMDLMALLFRVMAKSRQQGMLSLEFDIDNPRESEIFSSYPNILSDNNIVEFITDYLRLMVSGNMNAFEIETLMDEEIETVEHESEVPASSLTMMGDGLPAFGIVAAVMGVVHSLAYVDRPAAELGMMIAHAMVGTFLGILLAYGFVSPLAALLRQKNAEKIKVLQCIKVTLLSSLNGYAPQIAVEFGRKTLYSTERPSFTELEEHIRRVKSPTQQASDSNA
- the flhC gene encoding flagellar transcriptional regulator FlhC: MAEKSIVQEAKDIQLAMELISLGARLQMLESETQLSRGRLIKLYKELRGSPPPKGMLPFSTDWFMTWEQNIHSSMFYNAYSFLIKNGQCSGVEAVIKSYRLYLEQCPPQSDSPLLALTRAWTLVRFVDSGMLQLSSCNCCKGMFITHAHQPKNSFVCSLCQPPSRAVKRRKLSQNLADIIPQLLDEQVKHAV
- the flhD gene encoding flagellar transcriptional regulator FlhD, with product MGTSELLKHIYDINLSYLLLAQRLINDEKASAMFRLGINDEMANILMQLTLPQMVKLAETNQLICHFRFNDHNTIKVLTQESRVDDLQQIHTGILLSSSLLQQLASKEENLPKKRA
- a CDS encoding DMT family transporter; amino-acid sequence: MEKCTHFFSDKKVVFFIATLCCLLWGSAYPAIKNGYELFHIADDDIPGKLVFAGYRFAFAGLLLLALAVLSGRSIGRFQRGQLAQLTILGTFQTSLQYVFFYIGLAYTTGVKGSIMNATSTFFSVLLAHYLYQNDKLNINKIIGCILGFAGVMAVNINSNGMNIGFTLLGDGFVVIASFILSASTIYGKRISQTMDPTVMTGYQLAIGGIILTISGYCTGGSLIIPDWRAVLMLGYLILLSSAAFSLWSQLLKYNRVGMVAPFNFLIPVSGTLLSALFLNESILEWKYFFALILVCSGIWLVNRVVKTRSGK